Proteins from one Asterias rubens chromosome 21, eAstRub1.3, whole genome shotgun sequence genomic window:
- the LOC117304624 gene encoding 2-iminobutanoate/2-iminopropanoate deaminase-like, whose product MAGLLKRIINTPNAPKAIGPYNQAVAVENTMYLSGQIGIDPATSKLVEGIEAQTTQALKNIGAVLASQNIGYENVLKTTVLLANMSDYPKVNEIYAEFFKTNYPARAAYQAAALPAGALVEIESIAILGEVRTVSPSQKL is encoded by the exons ATGGCTGGACTTCTGAAGAGAATTATAAATACACCTAATGCTCCCAAGGCAATAGGGCCATACAA TCAAGCGGTAGCCGTGGAGAACACGATGTACCTTTCTGGACAGATCGGCATTGACCCAGCCACAAGCAAGTTAGTGGAAGGCATAGAAGCTCAGACAACTCAG GCATTGAAGAACATCGGTGCAGTTCTTGCTTCCCAGAATATTGGCTACGAAAATG TCTTGAAGACAACAGTCCTTCTGGCTAATATGTCGGACTATCCCAAAGTGAATGAGATATACGCAGAAT tttttaaaactaattatCCAGCCCGAGCAGCTTACCAGGCAGCAGCTCTTCCTGCG GGAGCTTTGGTGGAGATTGAAAGCATCGCAATCCTGGGGGAAGTACGCACCGTTTCACCTTCCCAAAAATTGTGA